GGAACGGGTCTTCGGCTACCTCCGTGACATTGACGATTTTGATATCGGAAACCAATCGTCCCGCTATTTCCTCGGCGTAAGGTAGCGCTATCTCGGCTAGTTTTGAACCGTCCAGGGGAACAAGAATTTTCTGGAGCATTTTCCCACCTCAATGTTGTGCAGGATTGAGCTTTATCGATGGGCCAGGGCCAATTCGGCCAACCAGCTTGCCATCTGGAACAGCCCTTACCCCGGTTCTATTTTGAACCCGTTTATGACTCAGGCTACCATCCCTCGGGATTTTTCCGGCATGCCGGTGGCAATGATGGTGACTCTGACTCTGTGCTGCATCTCGGGCTTGATGCTCATGCCAAAGAAGATGGTGGCATCCCGGCTTACGGCTTGAGAGATGCGCCGACCAATCGAGTTGACCTCACCCAGCGTGAGTTTAGGCCCTCCTTTTACCGTGAAAAGAACACCCTGGGCGCCGGAGATGGAGAGGTCGCTAACATGGTTTTTGATGGCATTATCGGCGGCTATGATGGCTCCGTCTTTCCCATTGCCTTCTCCGACGGACATCATGGCGTTGCCCGGAAGGCCCAGAATGGCTTTCACATCTGCGAGGTCTACATTGATATCTCCAGGGGTATTGGCGATCTCGTTCACTACCATGATGCCCTCAGTAACGGCCTCATCAGCCACCTTGAAGGCCTCTTGCATGGTGGCTCCTTCAGGGGCGAGCTTGGTCATCATGTCGTTATAAATGAAGATCATGTTGTCCACATTTTCCCGCAATCTGGAAAGTCCGCTGAGTGCGGTCTCCATTCGCTTGTGGCCTTCCCAAGAGAAGGGCAGGGTGACCATGGCCACCGTTAGCGCACCCACTTTCTTGGCCACCTCAGCCACAACGGGGGCGGCGCCGGTTCCGGTTCCTCCCCCCATGCCGCTGGTGATAAATACGATGTCACTGCCTGAGAGCACCTGCCGTAGCGCAGCGCGGACAGGCAGAGCTGCTTGTTCTCCGACTTTGGGATCGCCCCCGGCGCCGAATCCTTTGGTGAGGGATTCGCCAATGGGCAATACGATAAGCCCGTCTCCGTTGAGTGCCTGGAGCGCCTTGGCATCCGTGTTGATGCAAACAAAGTTCACGCCAACAGGCCGTTCTTGAAGAAGGCGCGACACGGTATTGCAGCCACCCCCACCTACTCCCACCACAGTGATGTTCGCTACGCCCAGCTTTCCTTTGACAATTCCTGCTGCGGCACTTTTCTTTGGTTGTGTCTTCCTTTTCTTTTTGACGGGTATTTTTTTAGCGGGTTTATCCTCAATCGTCATAATATCATCATCCTTTCCTCTCACGAAAATAGAGCTTTACCCTATCTCCAGAGTGGGTTATGCAATGCATTCTCTCTCCTTTGTCATTCAGGGCAAGGATGCGGAGGGGGAATTCATACCCGCGCCGTGCAGAAGTGACAATGTCTGAGTCTAGAGAGGAAGTAAGTACATGATTATTAACAGTCTACCTTAGCCTCCTCACCGAGTCAACTGTAGTCTTCAAACCTCAATTCGTGAGGCCTGCTGCCGCCAACGCTCTTTTGACAAAGTGAAAACGGAGCTAAAGCTTTTCCGGGTGCGCTCTTCTTCGGAA
Above is a window of Dehalococcoidia bacterium DNA encoding:
- the ftsZ gene encoding cell division protein FtsZ, which produces MTIEDKPAKKIPVKKKRKTQPKKSAAAGIVKGKLGVANITVVGVGGGGCNTVSRLLQERPVGVNFVCINTDAKALQALNGDGLIVLPIGESLTKGFGAGGDPKVGEQAALPVRAALRQVLSGSDIVFITSGMGGGTGTGAAPVVAEVAKKVGALTVAMVTLPFSWEGHKRMETALSGLSRLRENVDNMIFIYNDMMTKLAPEGATMQEAFKVADEAVTEGIMVVNEIANTPGDINVDLADVKAILGLPGNAMMSVGEGNGKDGAIIAADNAIKNHVSDLSISGAQGVLFTVKGGPKLTLGEVNSIGRRISQAVSRDATIFFGMSIKPEMQHRVRVTIIATGMPEKSRGMVA